AGAATCAAACAGGGACGACATGTGGTGATTCCGGATATTAAATGCTTTTCTCCAAAAGAGGGAGATTTACTACAGGGGAGAAATCCGGTTGAGGTTGCAAAAACTCTGGTGGATGCAGGAGCGCCTGTATTATCAGTGGTGACGGAGTCGGAACAGTTTAAGGGCTCCATGGAACTCCTAAAAAGCATTGCAGAGGCCACCGGTGTTCCTATACTCCGGAAGGATTTTATTCATACAAGGGAGGATCTAATCAAGACGAAGGAATATGGGGCATCCGCAATCCTGCTTATGTTCTCCTGTCTTTCAAGAGAGGAGCTTACCAGACTATATTATGAAGCACTGGAGCTGGGGCTTGATCCTTTTGTAGAAACTCATACCAGAGAAGAGCTTCGGTACGCTGCAGAGCTTGGAGCAAAGCTTGTAGGAATTAACAACCGTAATATATTGGAATTGGAATGTGATAACGGTGATGTTGGCACAACCTGTGCACTGGCAGGGGAGGCACCCAAAGGAGCAATTCTGGTAAGTGAAAGTTCCCTGGCAAGCCCCGACGATGTCAGAAGCGCTATTCGGGCAGGAGCAGACTGTGCGTTGGTCGGAACTGCAATCTGGAAAGCGGAAAATACAGCGGTGTTCTACCAAATGCTATGTTCGCCGGTGTCCGTAAAAATATGTGGCCTTCAACGATCGGAGGATGTGCAGGAATGCATGAATGCAGGAATTGAGGTATTGGGCTTTGTGGTGGACTATCCGAAGCCGGTTCCATGGAATTTGAAACAAGCAGAAGCAAAAGACCTGATGAGGCTAGTCACTCCTTCCTACAAAACCTGCATTGTCACAGGAGGAAAATCGGAGGATATTATACGATTGGCTATGGAATTAAGACCGAATATGGTTCAGCTTCATTATCATGAAACCCTGGAGGATACAAGAGTGATAGCGGAAAGCCTGTCTGAAGCCGGGATAGATACGATTAAGACCGTACCGCTGGGCCCGCAGGAACAGTTGTTGCAGTTTGGGACCACTGAATTGGAGGATATCATAAAACGGTTGAGTGAAACAAAGATATCTGCAATTCTTGTGGATAGCAGGGAAGCATCCAATGCTTCAGAAGCCGGTAAGCTCATTAATTGTAATATGTTTCGGAGAATCAGACAGATTACGAATAAAAGATTAATCCTGGCAGGAGGATTAAACACGGATAATATTGCCGATATGCTATACAATACAGAAGCAGAATATATCGATCTTATGACTGGAGTAGAGCTAAGCGCAGGAGTTAAGGATGCAGATAAGATCAAAGCAATTATGAGAGAGGCTTCCGGTATTGCCCGGAAGGTAAGAAACTAATTTTATAATTGCGAAATTAAATATGGCCATTGTGTATACAGTGGGTACCTGTTCCGAAGCAAACCATAGCGGAAGGAGCGGGTTTGTGCAGGAACAGATATCTGCTGTATACACAATTAAGATATCTTTAGAGTTTCACAATCACCTACATATTAAAGGGAATGAAAGGAGAATGAACATGTCAAAGGGACGATTTGGTGTTCACGGTGGACAGTATATACCGGAAACCCTGATGAATGCAATGCTTGAGCTGGAAGAGGCTTATAATAAATATAAGGACGACCCGGAGTTTAACAGGGAGCTTTCAGAGATGCTAAATGAATATGCAGGTCGGCCAAGCCGCCTGTTTTACGCGAAACATATGACAGAGGACTTAGGAGGAGCGAAAATCTATCTCAAGAGAGAGGATCTCAATCATACCGGTTCTCATAAGATCAACAATGTAATCGGACAGATGCTTCTAGCTAAGAGGATGGGAAAAACAAGAGTCATTGCGGAAACCGGAGCGGGTCAGCACGGTGTAGCAACTGCTACGGTGGCAGCCATGATGGGAATGGAATGTGAGATATTCATGGGAAAGGAAGACACCGAACGGCAGGCGCTAAATGTATATCGTATGAAGCTCCTGGGTGCGAAGGTTCACCCCGTTTCGTCCGGTACAGCTACGCTTAAGGATGCTGTTTCAGAGACTTTTCGTGAATGGACCTCCAGAATTGAGGATACCCATTATGTATTAGGCTCTGTCATGGGTCCCTATCCATTTCCGGGAATGGTAAGAGATTTTCAGGCAGTTATCAGTAAGGAAATTAAAGAACAGATTATGGAAAAGGAAGGTCGGCTTCCCGATGTGGTGCTGGCATGTGTTGGTGGGGGCTCCAATGCCATAGGTGCTTTCTATCATTTTCTACAGGATCAGCAGGTAAAACTAATTGGTTGTGAAGCTGCGGGACGAGGAATTGATA
The nucleotide sequence above comes from Variimorphobacter saccharofermentans. Encoded proteins:
- the trpB gene encoding tryptophan synthase subunit beta produces the protein MSKGRFGVHGGQYIPETLMNAMLELEEAYNKYKDDPEFNRELSEMLNEYAGRPSRLFYAKHMTEDLGGAKIYLKREDLNHTGSHKINNVIGQMLLAKRMGKTRVIAETGAGQHGVATATVAAMMGMECEIFMGKEDTERQALNVYRMKLLGAKVHPVSSGTATLKDAVSETFREWTSRIEDTHYVLGSVMGPYPFPGMVRDFQAVISKEIKEQIMEKEGRLPDVVLACVGGGSNAIGAFYHFLQDQQVKLIGCEAAGRGIDTLETAATINTGKLGIFHGMKSYFCQDEYGQIAPVYSISAGLDYPGIGPEHAYLHDIGRAEYVAITDEEAVEAFEYLSRTEGIIPAIESAHAIAHAIKIAPKMRKDEIMVINISGRGDKDCAAIARYRGEDLYE
- the trpF gene encoding bifunctional indole-3-glycerol phosphate synthase/phosphoribosylanthranilate isomerase: MKFIEQLENRIKQGRHVVIPDIKCFSPKEGDLLQGRNPVEVAKTLVDAGAPVLSVVTESEQFKGSMELLKSIAEATGVPILRKDFIHTREDLIKTKEYGASAILLMFSCLSREELTRLYYEALELGLDPFVETHTREELRYAAELGAKLVGINNRNILELECDNGDVGTTCALAGEAPKGAILVSESSLASPDDVRSAIRAGADCALVGTAIWKAENTAVFYQMLCSPVSVKICGLQRSEDVQECMNAGIEVLGFVVDYPKPVPWNLKQAEAKDLMRLVTPSYKTCIVTGGKSEDIIRLAMELRPNMVQLHYHETLEDTRVIAESLSEAGIDTIKTVPLGPQEQLLQFGTTELEDIIKRLSETKISAILVDSREASNASEAGKLINCNMFRRIRQITNKRLILAGGLNTDNIADMLYNTEAEYIDLMTGVELSAGVKDADKIKAIMREASGIARKVRN